The nucleotide window GCAGCAACCTTGCAGTTGAAAAACCCTAAGTTATATGAGGAGAAGATTCAGGAGTATATAGACAAGTACGCTACCGCGGAAAAGTACGATCAGCATTTTGGTTCAGCAGAAGGTGACCTTGATAAGGAGTACGAGGATGAAGATATTGAGGAAGAGAATGCTACGGACGGTGTAGATTATGcggaagaagaagaagactTGAGTGAAATAGAAATcgatgatgaagatgaagaggTTGCGATTAGCGACTCTGATCTACTTGACTAGTGCATATAACGCCTTTGTGGGGTCCTTGAGAAGGGGACAACAGAGGATCTTTATTACATCTTTTTAAAATCACTGAATACCTGCGTACATAGAGGTAATTATTATAATTTAAAAGCGACTACTGAATGTGGGCGGTGCTCTGTTGATCAGTTTCAAATTACTTACTTAATGTCACATTTTTGAACGCCACCGAATATATTAAGTTTAATTAACACGTCCTAAAgtatgtatatatatattatattCTGAAATACATAAAAGCATATAGGATATAGCAGGATTATTAATTTAACATATCTGATATTTTGGCTGCTACTTCTGACGTTACTAGTTGCTGCTACAAGATATTTGTTTAAAACGGCGCGAGGGAGTCATCGTGAATCACACAAGGAGCCAGCGATTATAACAGTTGTTAAAAAACACGATAGCTACTGCAATTGCTGTTAGAAACTTATATTATCAAGTGAATATGACTGGACAAACTGATATTCCTGCAAACGTTAAGGGTGCCCTAGATTTGGATCCATGGTTAACACCGTATGCAAGAACGTTATCGTCGAGACGCAATCTCGCTGACAAGTGGTTGCAAGAGATCAAGGAATCAACTAAGGACAAGAATCTTACGTTGGCTGAGTTTGCAAGAGAAGCATATGCTAGCTATGGTTTACATGCAAACAAGGTTACTCGGGAAATTACATACCGAGAATGGGCGCCTAACGCTAAGAGAGCATTTTTGGTTGGGGATTTTAATTCGTGGGATGAAACAAAGAATGAGCTTATAGAGCGCGATGCATACGGAGTTTTTTCAGGCGTTATCCCCCCTACGGCTACCAATGACTATGCGATACCTCATGATTCTCGTGTGAAGGTTGTTTTTGAGTTGGAGGACGGAAGTCGTATTTACAGGCTACCGGCGTGGATCACTAGAGCGACACAGCCTGACAAAGAAACTGCTGCCCAGTGGGGTCCATCGTACGAAGCTCGCTTCTGGAATCCAGAAAACGTTTACAAGTTTAAGCACAAAAGACCGTCTTTTAATCCTGACCAGGAATCATTGAAGATTTACGAAGCCCATGTCGGTATTTCTACTCCGGAGGAAAAGGTTGGAAGCTACAAAGAGTTTACTGCGAATATCTTGCCGCGGATAAAAGAACTCGGATATAATGCTGTGCAGTTGATGGCAATTATGGAACATGCATACTATGCTTCATTTGGCTACCAAGTCACCAACTTTTTTGCAGCTTCCTCGCGATTCGGTAACCCAGAGGAGCTGAAAGAGTTAATTGACACTGCTCATGGAATGGGAATCATGGTTTTCTTAGATGTTGTGCACTCTCACGCATCCAAGAACGTGACTGATGGTATAAACATGTTTGATGGAAGTGACCATCAATACTTCCACTCTTTAACTTCCGGCCGCGGGGAGCATCCTCTGTGGGACTCGAGACTTTTCAATTATGGCAGTTTTGAGGTGAAACGGTTCTTGTTAGCTAACTTGGCCTTCTATATTGACTTTTATGGCTTTGATGGTTTCAGATTTGACGGTGTGACCTCGATGTTGTATCTGCACCACGGTGTAGGAGAGGGAGGTGCTTTCAGCGGTAACTATGATGAGTACCTTTCCGAGTTTTCGGCTGTGGACGAAGAAGCAGTAGCGTATTTGATGCTTGCCAATGACCTGCTACACGAGTTGTTGCCTAAGGGTGGCACCGCTATTGCTGAAGATGTATCAGGCTACCCAACTCTCTGTTTGCCGAGGTCAATTGGAGGTGTCGGCTTCGATTACAGGTTGGGAATGGCATTACCTGATATGTGGATTAAACTCTTgaaggaaaagaaggaTGAGGACTGGGATATGGGTCAAATAACCCACACACTAAGTAACAGACGTTACCGCGAAAAGGTAGTTGCATATGCTGAATCTCACGATCAGGCACTCGTTGGTGATAAAACATTGGCATTTTGGTTAATGGATGCAGCTATGTATACCGATATGACCACTCTAAAACCAGCCACGCTTGTGGTTGATCGTGGGATCGCATTGCACAAGTTAATCCGCTTAATTACGCACTCGCTTGGTGGTGAGTCCTATTTGAACTTCGAAGGAAATGAATTTGGACATCCAGAGTGGTTAGACTTTCCTAATGCAAATAATGGCGATAGTTACCGTTATGCTCGCAGACAGTTCAATTTAGTTGATGACAAACTGTTACGTTATAAGCACTTGAATGATTTTGACAAGGCTATCCAACATACAGAAGGAAAATACAAGTGGTTAAATACGCCTCCGGCTTACGTTTCATTGAAACATGAAACTGACAAGATGATTGTGTTTGAGCGTAATGGCTTACTGTTTATCTTTAACTTCCATCCTACTGAGTCCTACTCCGAGTATCGTGTGGGCGTTGAGGAACCTGGTTGTTATCGTATTGTATTGAATTCTGACAAAAAGGACTTTGGCGGCTACGACCGCATTGACGATAAAAACTCTGAGTTTTTTACTACACCGTTAGAATGGAATAACAGAAAGAACTATATTCAGGTTTACATCCCATCCAGAGTTGCCCTAGTGCTTACCAAGCAGGAATGAAATGAATCGCAAATTCAAGCTCTCAGTCTTGCAAAAATAAATTCTGCTTAGTTCAGTATCAACATGTAAAATTGACAGTGAAGTTTATACACATATAGATATATGGAATATGTACATATTAACCAATATTCGTACTTGTACGTACTACAAAAAACCACAGTCAGTTTTGTCTTTTCAAGAAAAGGCAAAAAGAAAGCCCTGTACGGGGCTCGAACCCGTAACCTTATGATTAAGAGTCATACGCGCTACCGATTGCGCCAACAAGGCTCTTAATTTGTTGTTTGTTACTCTTTCTCCAGTAACTAAAGGCAATTATTTTACCACGTGAGTGTTGACATAAAGCCAGCATGGGTAATATTTTTCTATGTCGAACACGAAAAGATAATGTTACGAAGATATACCTTAAATAACAGCCATTTGTACTGTAACCGATTTTACCAAATATTTGCATCATAACTTGATTACCATTGGTTTCTATCTCTCCTAGCACATTTCTGAAAAAATGCCACAAATCTTACACTAAAAGTTCATTAGTTATTATATAGCTGTAGAACCCATTGTAGTCGTAATATATTGACTAGCTACATTTCGTATTGTTCTACAGACCGCTTGGGCATCTTACTTGCGATTAGGGTAAGCTCGGTTCTTTTACGTTTGTAACGTCTACATTTAATACGCCCTGTTTTGTGCGTCTTTAAAAAATCCTTGACACACTACATGAAACGACATTCATTTAACCACTGATACCCTACTAGTCGATCGCCCCAACACTAAAATATGTTAAGAAGGGAGCCAACAACCATCCAACTTACCTCTGACGACTTAGCAGAGCTTCAGTACAGTTTGGAGGAGTTTaagctgctgctgcagATAAAATCTCAGCATATGGACCTTGTTCTATCTTCAAATAGAGTTGGACAAACGATTCCGCCCGTGACACAAGTTGACGAACCCAGGAGGCTGTCATGCTCCTTCCAGATATCTCCGCTAAATAAACAGAtgcaacagcaacagcagaTGTCCCAACACCGTCGGACTGTAGCCGCCTCGGGTAGTATTAATGAACATCTCACTCCTAGTCAAGGTATCATCACAAACACTCCAATTTTAGACGAACAGGATACATCAAATCCCTTTATCCATCGCGGTTAATTATATATGTAGGGCTCTATAGAAGAACTAACGCAGCTAATGAAACCCTTGCTTCAGATCTAGGTAAGCAGTTACTGGTTTTTGCGGGATATATATTCCCTGATCTCCTTACGCTTGGCATGGATATCGACGAATGATGGCATGAATGTAAACTCCCCATATGCATCGCTGCCTATCAAATTATCCTTTTTGGTAGCTGCGGTCATCTGAATTTCTGATAGGTATTGGTTCTGAGATAGCAGCTTTCTAGGTCCCCTTAGAGTCAAATACTCAAGTTTATCAAAGGAAAGAAAAACAGCCAAGGTGAATAGTATCAGCCCAGTGATTACTTCAAGCTGTATATCAATAGGTAACCGGATTTCTTTCTGTAGTCCATTATACATGTGCGGTTGTTTCTTAAGCTGGTGGAATTCAAAGCTTGAGAACCCTGAATGAAACAATTGAAACGAAGATATTATAAATAATAAGCTTGATATTAACGACATTTTATGCTAGCGTGCAGCAAGGCTAATAACTGATGATTCTTCCGTGTTGAACCTTTTGCATGTCTTTCTCAATTCAAAGCCTACTGCAATTGAGGAACACACTTTTCGTCTGTCATGACTGTACTATAAGTAGGATTTAAACACAATACGGGAAGTACGTAAGGATGTAACATATAGCTACTGTATTCATAGATCATAATTATTGGGATTCATCGCTACCTTCTTCTATAGGGTCGTATTGGCTGCCCGTAAGTCCTTTTGCAGCTTCTTCCTGCGAAAACTCTTCAATGGGTTCAAGTTCACCCTGAGTTCGTATAGTCTCTCTAGACTGGGGTACAGAACTTGATTCAGGAGTGGCAGTTTGCCTATGTCTTGCTTGTACTTTAGATCCTTCTGGTTTTGCTTCCTTAAATATACTTTCATCTATAATGCTTTGATATAGTCCACCTAATACATCTTGGTTTAATCTAATCCTCTTCTCGATGGCTTCATCTTTCAACAATCCGAGCCTAACTAAGCTCTTCAGTTTTAGAAGGTACACGCAAAACTGTTTTTCCGGATCTTTTTGGGCGTGGTTTGGTTCGTAGACTACATCATTAAAATTGACATCTTCTTCGTTGCCTCTCTCAAGCGTGGCACCGATTTTACTAGCGTATAATGCTTCTAGGTATAGGTAGACTTCTAGAATTGCTTCAGGAGAGTCGAGATACACTGGGTATTCTTTTCTGATGACAGCGTTCCATTCAGATTCCTTTTCCGACAAGTTATACGCAAACATCATTGACGCGATGGTAATATCAAGTAGCGAACTTAATACTGAATGTTGCAGTCTGCATTTGGAAATAAAGTTCTCACTAGAACAACGATGTAAAGTACTCACTGTCACTGACAGCTGATCCATGACGAATTTATTAATATCGAGCATTTGCCGAGAAACGGGACTTGGCGTCTCACTCTCTTCAAAAATCTGATACCATGTCTGTAGATTCCAAGTAACAAGTTGAGTGAAAATTCTAAAATCAACTATATTTAAAACCTCAGAACTCAGTTCATGCAGCAGGAGTGGTAACTGACTGACGTATTTGGAGAAAAGCAACTCTAAAAGTTCCATATGAAGTTCTATTCTATAATTTTTACCAAGAACAACCAATTTATTCAAATATAATCGATGCAAGGTTTGGATTTGTTCGTTAGCTGAGTTGCCGTCTGTGAGACTCATTTGCTTTAAAAATTTCGTCAGGGATATTTTGATCTTCTCTAATTGTTGCTTCCATAAGTTGTCGATCTTATTTATCGATAACTTTTCAGTGAATGGTAGAAGTTTAGTAAAGGCCTCGACCTTCAATTCGTCATATTCGTTGTCAATTGCCGTATCGCCAAAATTTTTGACTATGATTTCGAAAATGCGCTGAAAGGAAGACTCCTGGCCCACGGAAATCCAATCCTCAAATTGGAATAACTGGAATATGCTGAGAAGCTGGCTGAAAATCACGGAGGAGTCTAGGTTCAATTTCATAAACAATTCTAAAAGTTCAGATAATATAGTTTCTACCAGCTCTTGCTTATTTGGCGTGTTCTTTGCCTTCATGGCTCCATGGCACAATCCGCTCAACACTGTTACATACTGTATGATAGTGTTTTCATCCTCGGGTAGTAGTAACTGATTCTGTCTTCCCGATTCTTCATATTCGTCATCACTCATTTCGTCATCGCTGGTAACCTTCGCGAGGTCGCTAAATTCAGATAAGCTGCCATCGAATACTAATATTTGACATAAGTGTTCGATCATATTTGTGAAATACGGCTGCAAGAACTCTGCTGCTTGAAATAAAAGATGTATTTTTTTAGATGTGGTTACCTCTGAGGGATCTTCGTCTCTTAGATGAACTGATAATGATTTGATTAAAAATCTCATAAAGATTCCAACCTCTGCAGCTTTTGACAAAGGCATGTTTCCTATGGTCTTCTCCGTATCGTGAGTATCTAAAAACTCTATGACTTCTTCCTTCTCAACAAATGAGAAAAATTTAGATATAGCAGACAAGAACTTCGCGTTTTTAGCATTTGAAGATACCTTTACTTTATGGTCATAGAATATTAAGCTTGTGATACTTAAAATTTCGGAATGCTCTAGGTACCTGAAACCATTTATTTCAACTAACACTTGTACTGCATCCAGCCGTACCTGTAAATCGACGTCTTTCAGTGCTATTTCCAAAATTCTCTGCTTGAACCTCTCAAAAAATTGCCTTAGAGAAGAATTGTCAAACATATTCTCATGCCTCTTCTTGGAATAAGAAACTATGTCCGATAATGTTTTTAAAACTTGTGATCTAACGGTAGGACTGGTATCAGAGAGTAGCCAGCCGAAATACTTCAGATATGTCGctttaaaaaaatactcAGGATGATTTTTCAGCCACTTAGCCAAATGTAGCATAGATTCTGATCTAAGACTTTCGTCAACATCTTTGAACCGATGTACAAAACATAAGTTAACAATATTATCAATGTTACTCTCAATAACAGTTTTAGTACTTTGTACATCAGCAATTGTAGCCTCAAGCTTGTCAACGGTCTTTTTATTGGGTCTCTTTTTTTTCTGCTCCATCTTCAATTGTTTTCTCAATTTCAGTAATACCTGTGTATCAAGGTCCACTACAAGCTCCGTTAGCTGATCCTGGAAAACATACATTGCAAGAGTAGCAACGTATCGCAAGCTCCTTATCTTGCAGACAGAAAATGAAGATAGCCATGTTAATAAATCTAACATCAGTGGGCTAGTCTCTATAACGGTGTTCGCCTCCTCTCCATCCTCTTCTGAGTCTTTCTCAATGTATATCATATCCTTGTCGTTTGCCAATTCAATCAGCTTGCTCATGAACTCAACAAAATTGTCATACAATGGCTTATTTTTACCGCGTTTCTTCTGCGTTTTCGAAAGGTATAGGTAGAACTCATGGACGGTTTGCTCTTGAAACATTACTTGAACTTCCCCAACAGTCTCATTCGATGAATCGTTGTTCACCACATCATGCTCACCAACTTGAACTAAAGACCCACAGCAATTCAATAAAAAGTTCACAAACTCTTTAAGCGCAACAGTACGATCATCCTTGTATTGGTCTAGCCATTCGCTTGCAATTTCTTCAATAGAAGCATCCTCCGAAACACTTAGAATCTCAAAGAGCCTCGTTGGCTTAAAATCTTGCAAACTTGTAAGGTATCGATCGTGCTCCTTCTTAGTACCTGCACCAGCTCCCAAAATATTACCTGTTGACGATCCCTTACTAACTCGagccttcttcttcactCTTCCAATATCAGACGTTCTACCGGAACTTGATCTTTTCTTGGCTTTGACAGCTTTAGCTGCTACTTCGTAATCCTCATCACTCGCATTATCGTCACTTTCAGAGCTACTGCTTGATGCAGCGCCAACATCGTCTACAATTGAGGTTTGATCTTCTGTTTGCAAAGAACTTGGTTCCGTACCACTACCAGCTTCCCCATCTTCGTCTTCATCGTAATTTTTCTTCTGCTTCAACCGCTGTGAACGACGAACGATGGCCATAATTGTCCAAAGCAGCTTAAAAACGGTATCACACCTTCTATTGCTGCTGTTTATAGCTTTATTTGGTGATGTTTACGCGTTTAAAGTCGAAGAACCTaataaatatttttaatagGCGTTCACATGACAAGAAATTAATGCGCATAGAATATAATTAACAGAAGAATATATATTGCAGTATCGAATAGCAACTAAATATTACGATTATTTAGACTGTGCATATAAAAAACTATAAATGTCATAATCCCCTCTAAATGTACGCGTGTATATTCTTCAAAAGGACAAACGAGCGAGAAGCATCGGAAGGTGGAAAACCAATACTAGCCAGTGTTAACATAGCGCTTGGTGTCCCTTGTACCCGCATAGGAATGTGTTGTGATTTAATTCTGTCTATCAAAAATTAACAATTTCCCTAGCCATAATGGAACTGTGAAAATCTAGCAACTATCATCCCTTCCAATAAGTTTTGAACAGTTTGATGACTGAAAAGATTCCCTGGCTCTTAGGTTTTTGTTCTTCGCGATCACGGTGAAAGAGTTCCTGATCACTGACCTCGCTGCCAACAGATTGAGCTAGCTCCACACCTTCGGTGCTACTCAACTCACTTGCTTCATCAACATGGATATAATCACCTGGAAGGGACAGAGACGGCTTTGCGGGGATGCTCTCAACTTGCACACAAGCCTGTTTTTGTTGAACGGGTAAGACCTCGCGACTGAGATCGCAAATCTTGCTATGGCTACTGTCATTGCTGACGTTATCGGCTGCACTATCGCCGCTTATCCTACTTTCACTACTGATCCTGCTAGCATCACAGTCAGCTTCGCTGAAACAGTAAGTGTAGCTGTAGCCGTATTGGTAGCTGTCCTCGCAATCGACCAGCTCCTCGCCGGTCTCTTCTTCTGTCTCTTCTTCTGTCTCGGCGCCCTTGAGATTCTCCTCGGTGAGCTTGGAACTTATAACCTCTGGAATCACTGCACTCGCACAGGCCTCATTGATTTGTTTGATCTTTTCAATCTTTTTGGCctcttcaatatcttcaacatcctcaatttcaacttcttcaacttcttcagcatattgaacttcttcaactttaaCACCTTGGGCATCTTCAGCATCTTCAGCATCTTCAGATTCTTCGATATCTACAGAACCTTCAGAACTTTCAGCATCTACAACAGCTTCGGcatcttcaatatcttcaatattttGAGCTTCAACACTTTCAACACCTTCAATGTCTTCAGTTTCAACACTTTCAACATCTGCAACATTGACCTTCTCAGTCTCATTGGTGTCTTCGAACTCTTCAAGTTTTTTGGGATTTTCAACCTCTTCCAGCTCATCTGAATCTTCCagctcatcttcatcttccaaCTCATGAGCGTATTCCAAATAATCTGCATATTCCTCTTCATTGGCATCTTCCAACTCATGGGCGTATCCCAAATCATCCGCATATTCCTCTTCATTGGCATCTTCCACCTCATTAGCGTATTCCAACTCATCCGCATATTCCTCTTCATTGGCTTCTTCCAATTCATCCACATATTCCTTCTTATTGGCATATGCCGCCTCATTGGcatcttcaaaatcttCTGCCTCCTCTGTCTCTTCGGCTTCCTCCAGCTCTCTGACCTCTACAGATACTTCGGGATCTTCCTGCTCTTCCTGCTCTTCTTGTTTATCGGACTCTTCCCACTCTTCAACTTCTCCAGGCTCTTCAGGATCTTCTTGTTCTTCCCGCTCTTTGTGTTCTTCGTCCTCTCTGTCCTGTTCGGCTATCTCAGTCACTTTGACCTTTTCGGACACTTCAGCCTCTTCAACCACTTTGAGCACTGTCTGTATCTCCCTATCCGTGATTGCTTCGGGTCTTTCCCTGTGATTGTCCTCCACTGCATCCTCGTGTATCTCACTTCTCTCGTCTTTCTGCTCGTCCACGAGATACTTCGCCCCTTCGATCTCAAGCGGACTCCCCTTAAATCCCTCATCAACAGAGGCAGAAGAATCATACGCTTCCTCATGAGAATATAACGGCTCAGGTACTAACCTTGATGACACTCCAGACTTTTCGGACCTTCCAAAAGACTCAATTGTCTCCGCGGCTGAAATAACATCCATCCCCTTATTATTATCAACATCCTTCGGGCCCTCTTTAACCTGCTTTAACCAGTCCTTACAAAATATACGATTATTCACGAAGCCACCAGCATCTGTTATTGAGTCAAAACAGTCAACCGTCAGCCACTGAGTACCATTCACAACGAATTTAAACACTAGATCCTCTTCACCATTGTAAGGCAATTGAACACGGTAAGCACGCGTGAAATCATCATATTTTAAAGTGTACTTCTCATGTTGCCAGTCATCAAAGTCACCAGTAATCACAATATGATCATTATGGTTAAAATTTACTTCAGTATCTTCAATTAATAGTTCTAATTCTGACATTCTTTCCTTTATATAAGTATTCCTCTATAATAACAACATAAATTGTACGGATCTGTGCTAGATTGCAAAATATCCCAAATACCTGCCTATATATACCTTGCGCTGTTAATGCAAAACCTCTATTTGTCAAGTATATATGATAACTGGAGTCTTGAAGTTTAAATATACATCCCTTTTTACATCAAGCTGTCTTTTGTTTTTTGCAGTCTTCATAGTTTTAGTGATTGCCACCCTATAACCAGAAAGGTTTATCGCGTCGTGGGGAGTGTCATTGGTTACTTAAAAGTAGTAGTTACTTAAAAGTAGTAGTTAATGCTAAAAGTACGTAAAGCAAATGCTTGATGAAGCAATGAGCTTCAGTAATACTATTTAGTATATCGCGCTAAATGCTTTGAGTAGTGTTTGCTTCATGTTAACCTTTGTTGTATGCGTTGTAGTCTTAACAGCGTATAGCTTGCTTAAAAAAAATAAGACAGACGATAGAGCACTTATAGTCGAAATAAATACAACGAAAACCTTGTAGCTGGGTAGTGATCCTTTCCCTATAATGCCTGCCGAAATTGGGATGGTAACTAGGAATGTGAAACTGACTAGGACGTACACCGTAGAATAACGGGTACAGAATTCGTCAGTTCTTGAAATCTTACCACAGCAAACTGGAACTAGCATCAGAATCGGACCGTAGCAGGCTCCGTAGATTGCACTAAAAACATACATGTAgatttttgattttgaacCCGCTGGGAGCCAAATGCTGAAGCCTGCCAGCGCTATAATCAAATTGACGATTATTATAGCGTTAAAATGACCTAACCACCGATCAGCAACGATGCAAACGGAAATACCGCCAACGACAGACGCTAAATTTAGCGCAGTAATAACCAGGAAGTAGTCTTCCTCGTCATAACCAACAGTGCTCATGTATCTGGGCAAGTACGTGATGCAGCAGCCACAAGCCGCTTCCGCTGCGCACGTGGCTATTGCAAACCAGCGATAGTCGGAAGAATGTATAATAGCCTTACAATCCATACATTCACGGATATACTGGGTAGTCTTGCGAAAGACATTTAGATTCCTCTCCTGTTCAGTGAGAACCTTTAGCTTGGCAGGATCTTCCCTAACTAGCATGATCATTATACTAAGCGCGCATAATGAAATCAGCGCTATGAGTCTCATGGCCCATGCGAAGCCCACTTGACGAAAGAGATGTCCCATAATACCAGAATAGGCGACTCCTCCCAAGGTCCCGCCGCTAATTGCTAATGAGATGGCTAGGCCTCTTTTCTTGTAGAAATAGTGTGAAATCACCGCAACCAAAGGGTTCATCGCAACTCCTGACGATATCCCTACAAGGCAGCCAAAAGAGATTATAAAATGCCATACTTTAGTAGCATTGGCGGTTAAAAGTACGCCAGTAAGATATAGCGCCGATCCAATTAGAACTGGAGCCCTGAGACCATATCTATCAAAATATAGTCCACTAAAAATCCCCGAGCTGAAGTAAAAAAAAGTGTACACAGAGAATATCCATGCTATTGTAGAAGTTGATTCATGCTGCAACTGATTTTCAGAAAGATGGAGCTCTATCATCCCTATAATAAGGAACATGCCCCAAATTGAGAAAATACCTAAGATCGCTCCTATCGTCACAATCCAAGCCTTCAAGCCTCCATCTGGATAGGAAAACCCATTCTCGTCTACGCAGTCTTCACTTTTGTCCACTGACGTTTCAGAATTTCTCTCAACGGTTATCATTTTGAAAACTTTGGCAATATTAAGTTCATATGTCAAAGTACCATTCTTTGACGAGACACATAAGTAGAAAGTTAACTTTCAGAAGGAAAATAAGTACTACTAAGTTATATAGAACCAACTTTCCCACTATTATATATACTTAGTCACTACTAAACTTATTATCTAAAAAACTTCTTTGGAGCAgtgtattattattgaaTCTCGCAAATTACTTAGGCACTAGTTATTCTACCTGACCTTTCAGGTACGATACGGTAATAAATAGTTGGGTTAGTTGGGTTAGGTGAATACAATAGATAACTTGGTTTTATTTTGACCTTACCTTGTATATTAAAATTAGTGAGTCAAACACCGTAGTAAATGCTGATTTAGAGAATGATTATGATTCGAAGGAATTAATCACCTCGTCCTGGCCTGAATCTAGAAAGATTGGGCGATTATAGCCTTATAGAAATTCCGGATTTTCGTTGTATAATCACCCCTTGTTTTTTTCAGGACTCATTACTGCGGCATTTACTGTGTTAGACTCTAAACTTGTTGAAGAACGACAGAAGACTGTCGCGATGCACGTTTGAAGTCACCGCGGGTTTTCTGTGGTATGCAATCTTGACGTTCCTAAACGACTCCTTTAGAAGCTCTGTTTGTTTACTAATGCAGGTACATATCAGGTCAACATTCGCTGATATCGGCATCTTGTGTTAATTGTTTCTTGAGTAACAGTGGGTCAACTTGCTCTTTTCCACATTCGCCCAGAAAATAGATTACGGTGACATAGTACCTCTGTATACGGCGGTATGTATATGCAATTATTACACTAaatattaaacaaaaaTAAGTAAATCTATAGCTTATTTTCAACGTATAGACTGTAATCTAGTGATTCCGGGGTTTCGTCGACACCCCTGGCGACAATTGGGCAAATGGCTATCTTGGTGGGTTTTCACCACTCATGAAGGCTACTAGCCGTTCAGGGCTCTAACCGCTATCAATAAGTCAAAACAACATCCCGATTACTAAGGGAATGCAGGCGTCTTATTTAGAAATTGGATTACCAGGTACAATATAAATGGCACGAACTAACCTTATCAAGGTTTATAGGAAATAGTAGATCATTTTTCGATGCCGAAGAGGGACCTGTGATAAAGCACGGTTTCTTCTTGGGCACCTATTAAGGGACTGACGGATCTTTTCAATAAAACCCGACATTCTTAGCAAATATATCGTTGTGATACTGTATTAAGCGCGTCTAGGTTACTATTCTCAGTACTTAGAATGGATAGTGTATTGAACTCCTTACCGTAGTAATATTTTTACGTGCTTATCTATTGCTTGTAAATCTAAACGGGCAGTAGTATATTGTATCATGTATTCTA belongs to Eremothecium sinecaudum strain ATCC 58844 chromosome IV, complete sequence and includes:
- the GLC3 gene encoding 1,4-alpha-glucan branching enzyme (Syntenic homolog of Ashbya gossypii AEL044W; Syntenic homolog of Saccharomyces cerevisiae YEL011W (GLC3)) gives rise to the protein MTGQTDIPANVKGALDLDPWLTPYARTLSSRRNLADKWLQEIKESTKDKNLTLAEFAREAYASYGLHANKVTREITYREWAPNAKRAFLVGDFNSWDETKNELIERDAYGVFSGVIPPTATNDYAIPHDSRVKVVFELEDGSRIYRLPAWITRATQPDKETAAQWGPSYEARFWNPENVYKFKHKRPSFNPDQESLKIYEAHVGISTPEEKVGSYKEFTANILPRIKELGYNAVQLMAIMEHAYYASFGYQVTNFFAASSRFGNPEELKELIDTAHGMGIMVFLDVVHSHASKNVTDGINMFDGSDHQYFHSLTSGRGEHPLWDSRLFNYGSFEVKRFLLANLAFYIDFYGFDGFRFDGVTSMLYLHHGVGEGGAFSGNYDEYLSEFSAVDEEAVAYLMLANDLLHELLPKGGTAIAEDVSGYPTLCLPRSIGGVGFDYRLGMALPDMWIKLLKEKKDEDWDMGQITHTLSNRRYREKVVAYAESHDQALVGDKTLAFWLMDAAMYTDMTTLKPATLVVDRGIALHKLIRLITHSLGGESYLNFEGNEFGHPEWLDFPNANNGDSYRYARRQFNLVDDKLLRYKHLNDFDKAIQHTEGKYKWLNTPPAYVSLKHETDKMIVFERNGLLFIFNFHPTESYSEYRVGVEEPGCYRIVLNSDKKDFGGYDRIDDKNSEFFTTPLEWNNRKNYIQVYIPSRVALVLTKQE
- a CDS encoding CDC26 family anaphase-promoting complex subunit (Syntenic homolog of Ashbya gossypii ADL091C; Syntenic homolog of Saccharomyces cerevisiae YFR036W (CDC26)) — encoded protein: MLRREPTTIQLTSDDLAELQYSLEEFKLLLQIKSQHMDLVLSSNRVGQTIPPVTQVDEPRRLSCSFQISPLNKQMQQQQQMSQHRRTVAASGSINEHLTPSQGIITNTPILDEQDTSNPFIHRG
- the EMC5 gene encoding Emc5p (Syntenic homolog of Ashbya gossypii ADL092W; Syntenic homolog of Saccharomyces cerevisiae YIL027C (KRE27)), with protein sequence MSLISSLLFIISSFQLFHSGFSSFEFHQLKKQPHMYNGLQKEIRLPIDIQLEVITGLILFTLAVFLSFDKLEYLTLRGPRKLLSQNQYLSEIQMTAATKKDNLIGSDAYGEFTFMPSFVDIHAKRKEIREYISRKNQ